A DNA window from Enterobacter cloacae subsp. cloacae ATCC 13047 contains the following coding sequences:
- the citX gene encoding citrate lyase holo-[acyl-carrier protein] synthase: MTIATPVRAGVSLDALLAAKERRAARQADWLTHYQQPVISLTLVTPGEIKDSLRYRNTMGVALQMCDQLLWENRWQVLDRQVLWLPTGPEALWCVAHPAAEIKAHCAELEQTHPLGRLWDLDVICPENGHVGRQSLGSHLRRCLICDEPAHACSRSRKHPVEQVVARVEKMIDDWFARD, from the coding sequence ATGACCATTGCGACACCCGTGCGGGCGGGTGTCAGCCTGGACGCGCTGCTGGCGGCGAAAGAGCGCCGCGCAGCCCGTCAGGCTGACTGGCTTACGCACTATCAACAACCGGTGATCTCCCTCACGCTGGTAACACCCGGGGAGATCAAAGACAGCCTGCGCTATCGCAACACCATGGGCGTGGCGTTACAAATGTGCGACCAGCTATTGTGGGAAAACCGTTGGCAGGTGCTGGACCGCCAGGTGCTGTGGCTCCCGACCGGGCCCGAAGCGCTGTGGTGTGTGGCCCATCCCGCGGCAGAAATCAAAGCCCACTGTGCGGAGCTGGAGCAGACGCACCCGCTTGGCAGGCTGTGGGATCTGGATGTGATTTGCCCTGAAAACGGCCACGTTGGACGTCAGTCGCTGGGCTCCCATCTCAGACGCTGCCTGATTTGTGATGAACCGGCCCACGCCTGTTCCCGTTCGCGCAAACATCCTGTGGAGCAGGTGGTGGCGCGCGTGGAGAAGATGATCGATGACTGGTTTGCTCGCGACTAA